Within Streptomyces roseirectus, the genomic segment CGGCTCGTTGTCGCCCTTGTCGTCGCTGCCGCAAGGGGCCGCTGCTGATGGGACGGATGTCCCCTCCACCCGGTTCCGTCTCGCGCCAGGCCGCTTCTCCTCGTCGCTGTTTCCCGGCCGGAGATGGGTGAGCAGGGGCAGGAGTCTGGCGCGCCCCCGGGCGCAGCGGCTCTTCACGGTGCCGGTGGGGACGTCGAGGACCTTGGCCGCCTCGGCGACCGGGTAGCCCTGCATGTCGACGAGGACGAGGGCCGCGCGCTGGTCCGGCGGGAGGGTGCTGAGGGCTTCGGCGAGCTGGCGGTGCAGATCGTTGCGCTCGGCCGGCGCCGAGGCGGACTCGTGGGGCTCCAGGAGCTGTTCGAGCCGTTCGGTGTCGTCGACCGGCGAGGTCCTGCGCGAGGCCGTCTTGCGGGCCCGGTCCAGACAGGCGTTCACGGTGATCCGGTGCAGCCAGGTCGTGACGGCCGACTGCCCCCGGAAGGTGTGCGCGGCCCGGTACGCCGACACCAGCGCGTCCTGCACGGCGTCGGCGGCCTCCTCCCGGTCGCCCAGCGTCCGCAGGGCGACCGCCCACAGCCGGTCACGGTGGCGCCGCACGATCTC encodes:
- the sigM gene encoding RNA polymerase sigma factor SigM, producing MAEGAGFDGVSDQDLLARHVKGDPDAFGEIVRRHRDRLWAVALRTLGDREEAADAVQDALVSAYRAAHTFRGQSAVTTWLHRITVNACLDRARKTASRRTSPVDDTERLEQLLEPHESASAPAERNDLHRQLAEALSTLPPDQRAALVLVDMQGYPVAEAAKVLDVPTGTVKSRCARGRARLLPLLTHLRPGNSDEEKRPGARRNRVEGTSVPSAAAPCGSDDKGDNEPDGAGTGDSATAKGGGGRA